The Ipomoea triloba cultivar NCNSP0323 chromosome 14, ASM357664v1 region TACTCCGATGCGACAAAAATTTGTATGAGACTATTTTATAGGTGTGCCTCAattcatgagacgggtcggatttttaattaatgagatTAAAAATTTAAGTCATTAATCAAAAATTGAGACCTGTGAAACGGTTGCACACAAATGTTACCCTTTTAATGCagctgtatttttttttttaattaagtaaaATAGTTTTGATTAATCCATTATGAATTTATTGCCCAACTGCCCATGCATAGGGTCTAGGGAacaacaacattattattattattattattattattattattattattatgcaccGAATGCTCTCTATGGAGCGTTTGGTTAGAACTTGGTATGAGGGAATTTagggaaaaaattataattttgtagaaaaaattaatataagaataaaatagaagtttaaatttcattatttagttATAAAGGTATCTTGCTTCGATTTTAATTGATGCTAATTGCTAAAATCACTTCATTCTTGTCAATGAAGAATTTTCTCACTACATTCGCGTGGGCATGCAACTCAGTTGGTCACGGAGGTGAAATTTGAGAACAATGACCCGAGACCGAGTCTCACCAGCACAAAGGTCTAGCATatgtgttcagctgagttaccatgatttacatcctcgtAAATGCCAATAGGCAGGTCTTACAAATAGTTAAATTTGAAACTTTGTAGTTACTAATCTAATCGTTCAACAAACTCGGTTGAGAGTTGTTACTTGGTTAAGCCAATGTTGAGATGTAAAAACGTTATAATTGATTACATtactattttaaaaactaatacaAGTGATCTTATCATATCCTATTAACATTGATTTCAAAAtaactttaatatattattattaaatttttggaTAGAAACCAAAATAGGACCTTTATTGACAAAGATACTTTGGCTACCACTGCAACTAGCCAACTAATAGTATCTTTCTCAAAGTTAGGTTGACAAACCAACAAAATAAGGGGTTTTCTCAGCAAGTTTATTTGACTAGTAATTTGTTTGGTTTGTATTATCcaagttgaaaattttaataatctatttttctttttgagtcaACACCTAATTTAATTCAAGATATGCTTTCGCATAATTAATCACCAACAACTATTTCTAATCAAAGCAGCATGTTACAATGTTgaattttcatgcatttttcAAAGCAGATATGTTTTTGTACAATGACACCTGTTTACTATTTTTGATTGTTTAGCCAACAACTTTTACTTTGAAATTCGAAAATTTTAGTGTATTGTTTAATGAGAATTGAATGTATgttattataacaaaatcaatgATTGACAGAtgttaatagtaataattttgttattgaTGAGATAATAACGGTCTTTCGTGTAATCAAGTTAAAATGAGTGTTGTAAGGCTCGACTTGATTCAAAAAATCATAGTTCAAACTCGATCAATTCTTAATCTTTTGAACTCGAACTTCACTTGACTCAATATTGAACTATTCGAGCTTGACTTTATTAGAACTTTGTATTTTATTAGCTTTAaaattccttcttctttttatGTGGATTATTGTAATTATACATTTAGATAGGACTAATTCCTGCATccctataaatacattcattCATGCACTTTGTAAATACGATTAATCGATAGTAAAACAATGCGCAAATattgttgtaaaaaaaaaaagagagatgtTGATAGTGTAAATACTCTCGGATACGGGAAATCAAGACCACTAGTCGGAGGCTCCTGAGCGCACAAGTACTCTATCAAgagaattgagaaaaaaaatcctCATTATGTGTGTCTAGCGGGATATTTATAGGAGACTGAGGAGGACACATGTTGAAGGGTCGGCATGTGCAACAGTGTCCCTCATGCACTCGACGGTTTCGGAGGCTAGGGAAAGACGTTCACGTGTTGAGAAATATATGATAAGCCAATGATGATGATGCTCAGTTTGGGCGTTGTTGTTGATGTCCATCTTTAAGGGCTAAGTAGATGTGCCCGGGACCCTCAACCGAGCTTTCAGATCAATATCGAACACCAAAGGCTAATGGTGGAAGTTTATCAAGCCAACAAGCTATTTAACCATCAAGTCGGGTCGATTAGGTATACTCTTGACAGGTCGGATTAGATCGGAAAGATGTCCTTGGCTTGTGAGGCGTCGTATCTGACCAGGTGCCAAGTACAAGAGGGTCAGTagctcaaaaatatttttttgagtactactgactctgttacaatgtaatatctattcataactactttctacaatgtagtatcactcaaaaatatttaaatatatatatttataaggataAAAGAGTCTCACTCAagataaaaaatgataaataataatattcctAATAATCTGGCCCAGCTCACACCGCCATTAAAGAAAAGTATATTCCTATTCCAATTCCAACACATACACTCCTATCCTATGGTCTCTGGACAAACCCTAGCATTTTCTCCGTAGGATTCCTAAACTTTCTCGAACCACTTCTCTCCCTTTATATACCCAGAAACTCTGAGGAACCCTTCTCTCAATCCCCCCCGTTTTTCATCCTTCAATTCTTCGCATTGTTCGTGAATGGTGCAAGTTCTGAGTAATTTGTTGATGATCTCCTTCTTGTCGTCTTCTCCAAGAAGGGGAATctctgtttcttcttcttcttcattcttcGGATCCTGCAAGCAAGCCTGGTACTACCGCTGCCTCGGCGTAGACCCTTAGGCCAATCAATCCTCGATTTCGCTTCTCCTTTCATTCGATTGATTCCTCAATTCCTCAATTCGTGTTGTTTTCGTTCTCGATTTTGCCCAATTTTACCCGATTTGATTTGTTCGAAACAAAAAAAAGGCGTTTtgttttattgttattgttagcAGAGAAGATGATGCTGCTTTGTAAGGCGAAGAAGAATCCGGCGGCCGGAAAGCGGCTCCTGGTGAGCATCACCGTGCTCGGAAGCGCCGGCCCGATCCGGTTCGTGGCGAGCGAGAACGATCTCGTCGCGGCGGTGATCGACACCGCCCTCAAATCCTACGCTCGTGAGGGTAGGCTTCCGATTCTCGGGTCGGATCTCAATAACTTCGTGCTCTACTGCCCTAACGCTGCAACTGAAGGTAACAAACTCTCTCTGTTCTTAGcaaatttttgtttgatttcGGAGCTTTGCTAGGTTTTTATCCAATTATGTTTGTGATGACACTCATGATCAACTGTTAGAAACTGCTATTTTGGATTTTTGTGTTTTAGTAATATTGATTCATTAATCATCATATATAGTCCAGGGACAGTGGAAAGTGCATGATTTTCTGCTAATTCTCAACTAGGATATGCTCCATATATGTTGGGGCTTCATTTTAATCCTAATTCCCTTTTATGgggcatatatgatatataaaatatatatgtataagccCCACCTATACCTATACTATATAGGTATACTATATAAATTCATAGTTGTCAATCACCTTGTGGTCTAGAGGCACAAAGTGGCTCTTCCATatggttcgagcctcagtgggtaCCAGAGTAGGTTTAGAAAGTagttatatgaacaaatactacattgttcGTAGTCCCACTATTAGTTTCAACCCTAGGCGGCTGTTAGGGCCAAAAGAACATAGCAATATACACATTGCATACTAAAAAACCACTTGGCCTAGTTGGGCGCCAAGTTTGGTGGACTCGGGTGCCCAGGCCCCCTAGTTGCCTAGGGGTCCGGGCACAATGGGGCTCCCACCCTCTCTGGAGCCCCATTCCAGGGGACTTGGGCCCGGTCCGCCACTGAAGACGCTTCTCCAGACTACAATTCGAACAGTGAGGCCCTCTGAGAGTGTTTCTGCATTTTGTTTTATGCATATGTATTGATAACATTCTTGTGCAATTGCAGCTCTTAGTCCATGGGACACAATTGGATCACTGGGGGTTCGCAACTTTGTGCTGTGCAAGAAACCCTCCGAGGAGAAAGCAACCCCCAACAACGGGAAACAGGCGACCGAGGCCCGGAAGTCGTCTAGCAGCATCTGGAAGACATTGTTCAACAAGTCACTGAATGCCAAGGTTATGTCTCATTGAAGTGGGATGAAGTCTCTGATGAAGTGCAATAAAACATTATTCTCTCAGGCAGTTAGTTATTGTCTTAAGTTGTCTCTTGATTTGTTGATTTGAGGTTCTTTTGCAATTAGCTTTAGTTTGATCTGATTTATGTTGCAGAACAAGTATCAATGTATTGTTGTTACCATTCTATCGTTATTCAATAAAAGCTTGCAGTTTTAGACCTTAATCTTCCTGTTTGGTTGCTTGCTTTCATTTGACTTGGCATGTGGAATAAAGAGGACTGACTAATAATATTTGCTAAATATTCAACAAACTAGACACTTGCAATTGCTAGGAAAGTAGTGTACAAAGGGAGGACCActtgaaatattaatttattaaaattaaaaatctctCAAACAATTAGAACTCAATTGTTAAAACTAAGTTAAAAAATAGTTTAACAATATTtgttacctaaaaaataaaattaagagtcAAAGTTGAAAGTATTAACTAGTTAAAAAGATGTTAAACTACATTAGCTGATAGCTGCTTGGTATAATTAgcagttataattttttaattaagttaaATAATTGCTTGGTATAATTAgcagttataattttttaattaagttaaataattaataatgatattaaataattaataatgattaaataaattaaaattgattgataaattTATTAACTATTTTATCAGAAAAgacttataaatatataattgacagtgacaaaaagaaaaagattattGTAAGACATTGATTTACGCAAAATTCCAAATCATTAAAGTAGGTAACGTGACGCACAAACAAACGCACACACGGTGGGTGTCACTTTCCATAAGATATCAAATATATACACGTAATCTctaaaagaataattaaaaaaatttttttttgaataaactAAAAGAATAATTTTGTGATAAAAATTTCATGCTACGGCAAGAATAATGTCATTCATTTGCCAACTATATCGCCCAGTTTGACACAATTCAAATTCTCCATAGATAAACATTATCTTCAATCTCTAGACTCTAAAATGGGTAAACATTTTGAAGTTCGTTTTGATCCGTATAGGTTTAAAAGATCATCATATGTTCAATTTATTTAAGGTCTCTTTAGACTTTTGTAAGTTTTTATGTCAAGACCTTGtaatctagtggcacccgactACACTTCAATATAAAAggaagtgggttcgagcttcagttgAGACaatatttaggaaaaaaatatgttgTTGAAATCAGTATTGTAAGTCCGTTCTTTTAAAAACGAACTTTTGTAAGTTTTTAACCGTTATCTTATATGCCAAAAACAAAGATTAAAAACTATTATCCATtaagtgttgt contains the following coding sequences:
- the LOC116003568 gene encoding uncharacterized protein At4g22758-like produces the protein MMLLCKAKKNPAAGKRLLVSITVLGSAGPIRFVASENDLVAAVIDTALKSYAREGRLPILGSDLNNFVLYCPNAATEALSPWDTIGSLGVRNFVLCKKPSEEKATPNNGKQATEARKSSSSIWKTLFNKSLNAKVMSH